From Pseudomonas sp. FP2335, the proteins below share one genomic window:
- a CDS encoding methyl-accepting chemotaxis protein yields the protein MVNSDEQANRTNSVAAAINQLGAAAQEIARNAAQASSQASDARSLAEDGQQVVERNIKAMTQLSAMISASSTNIEALNSKTVNIGQILEVITSISQQTNLLALNAAIEAARAGEAGRGFAVVADEVRNLAHRTQESAQQVQTMIEELQVGARDSVSTMSESQRHSQDSVEIANLAGERLNSVTQRIGEIDGMNQSVATATEEQTSVVESINMDITEINTLNQEGVENLQSTLRACADLEQQAGRLKQLVGSFRI from the coding sequence ATGGTCAATTCCGACGAACAGGCCAACCGCACCAACAGCGTGGCTGCCGCCATCAATCAACTGGGGGCCGCCGCCCAGGAAATCGCCCGTAACGCCGCGCAGGCCTCCAGCCAGGCCAGCGATGCGCGCAGCCTGGCGGAAGATGGTCAGCAAGTGGTGGAGCGCAACATCAAGGCGATGACGCAGCTATCGGCGATGATCAGCGCTTCGAGCACCAATATCGAAGCACTTAACAGCAAAACGGTGAACATCGGGCAAATTCTCGAAGTCATCACCAGCATCTCCCAGCAAACCAACCTGCTGGCGCTCAACGCCGCCATCGAAGCCGCCCGCGCCGGGGAAGCTGGCCGTGGCTTTGCCGTGGTCGCCGATGAAGTGCGCAACCTGGCCCATCGCACCCAGGAATCGGCGCAACAGGTGCAAACCATGATCGAAGAGCTGCAAGTCGGTGCACGGGACTCGGTCAGTACCATGAGCGAAAGCCAGCGTCACAGCCAGGACAGCGTGGAGATTGCCAACCTCGCTGGCGAACGCCTGAACAGCGTGACCCAACGTATCGGCGAAATCGACGGCATGAACCAGTCGGTCGCCACCGCTACCGAGGAACAGACCTCGGTGGTGGAGTCGATCAACATGGACATCACCGAGATCAACACCCTCAACCAGGAAGGTGTGGAAAACCTGCAGTCAACCTTGCGTGCCTGTGCCGACCTTGAGCAACAGGCCGGGCGGCTCAAGCAGTTGGTCGGCAGCTTCCGCATCTGA
- the purU gene encoding formyltetrahydrofolate deformylase, whose translation MRTFRLVIACPDRVGIVAKVSNFLASHNGWITEASHHSDNLSGWFFMRHEIRADSLPFGLDAFREAFAPIAEEFSMTWHITDTEQKKRVVLMASRESHCLADLLHRWHSDELDCEIACVISNHDDLRSMVEWHGIPYYHVPVNPQDKEPAFAEVSRLVKQHEADVVVLARYMQILPPELCSAYAGKVINIHHSFLPSFVGAKPYHQASLRGVKLIGATCHYVTEELDAGPIIEQDVVRVSHSDSIEDMVRFGRDVEKMVLARGLRYHLEDRVLVHGNKTVVF comes from the coding sequence ATGCGCACTTTTCGGCTGGTGATTGCTTGCCCGGACCGGGTTGGTATCGTTGCCAAAGTCAGTAACTTTCTGGCCTCCCACAACGGCTGGATCACCGAGGCGAGCCATCACTCGGACAATCTCAGCGGTTGGTTCTTCATGCGTCACGAGATTCGTGCCGACTCGCTGCCCTTTGGCCTTGATGCCTTCCGCGAGGCGTTTGCGCCGATTGCCGAAGAGTTTTCGATGACCTGGCACATCACCGACACCGAGCAGAAAAAACGCGTGGTGCTGATGGCCAGCCGCGAATCCCACTGCCTGGCGGACTTGCTGCACCGCTGGCACAGCGATGAGCTGGACTGCGAGATCGCCTGCGTGATTTCCAACCACGACGACCTGCGCAGCATGGTTGAGTGGCATGGCATCCCGTACTACCACGTGCCGGTCAACCCGCAGGACAAGGAACCGGCGTTCGCCGAGGTGTCCCGCCTGGTCAAGCAGCACGAAGCCGACGTCGTGGTGCTGGCGCGCTACATGCAGATCCTTCCGCCGGAGCTGTGCAGTGCCTACGCTGGCAAGGTGATCAATATCCACCACAGCTTTCTGCCGTCGTTTGTCGGCGCCAAGCCGTATCACCAGGCATCGCTGCGTGGTGTGAAGTTGATTGGTGCGACCTGCCACTACGTGACCGAAGAGCTGGACGCCGGCCCGATCATCGAGCAGGACGTGGTCCGCGTGAGCCACAGCGACAGCATCGAAGACATGGTGCGTTTCGGCCGTGACGTCGAGAAGATGGTGTTGGCCCGTGGCCTGCGTTACCACTTGGAAGACCGCGTGCTGGTTCACGGTAACAAGACTGTGGTGTTCTGA
- a CDS encoding helicase HerA-like domain-containing protein: MSDSTQLLIGADLEGQPIAQAMRLGNRHGLIAGATGTGKTVTLQRLAEAFSDAGVAVFAADIKGDLCGLGAAANPQGKVVERIAGMPFLNYTAKAYPVTLWDIHGQSGHPLRTTISEMGPLLLGALLELTDSQQSALYATFKMADREGLLLLDLKDLKALLNHLRYHPELLGDDAALMTTGSSQALLRRLAVLEQQGAEALFGEPALQLEDILQPASDGRGRIHLLDASRLVHEAPKVYATFLLWLLAELFEQLPERGDADKPLLALFFDEAHLLFADTPRALQERLEQVVRLIRSKGVGVYFVTQSPGDLPDTVLAQLGLRIQHGLRAFTTKEQKSLRAVADGFRPNPAFDALAVLTELGTGEALVGTLQEKGTPEVVQRVLVAPPQSRIGPLSEVERVALIASSPLQGRYDKPIDRESAYEVLMARKELGPTEEAKPAEEEPSFTDKAGAFLGTAAGKALKSAMQQAANQMGRQLVRGLLGSLLGGSKRK; this comes from the coding sequence ATGTCTGACTCCACGCAACTCCTGATCGGCGCAGACCTTGAAGGCCAGCCCATCGCCCAGGCCATGCGCCTGGGCAATCGCCACGGGCTTATCGCCGGTGCCACCGGCACGGGCAAGACCGTCACCTTGCAGCGTCTGGCCGAGGCGTTCAGCGATGCCGGTGTGGCGGTGTTTGCCGCTGACATCAAGGGCGATCTGTGTGGCCTGGGTGCCGCCGCCAACCCCCAGGGCAAAGTGGTCGAGCGCATTGCCGGCATGCCTTTCCTTAACTACACGGCCAAGGCTTATCCGGTCACGTTGTGGGATATACACGGGCAGTCTGGTCATCCTTTGCGTACCACCATCAGCGAAATGGGCCCGTTGTTGCTTGGCGCCCTGTTGGAGCTGACGGACAGCCAACAATCGGCGCTCTACGCGACATTCAAGATGGCCGACCGCGAAGGTCTGTTGCTGCTGGACTTGAAGGACCTCAAGGCGCTGCTCAACCACTTGCGTTATCACCCGGAGTTGCTGGGCGACGATGCCGCGCTGATGACCACCGGCTCCAGCCAGGCGCTGTTACGGCGCCTGGCGGTGTTGGAGCAGCAGGGCGCCGAAGCCTTGTTTGGCGAACCGGCCCTGCAACTTGAAGATATTCTGCAACCCGCCAGCGACGGACGGGGGCGCATCCACCTGCTGGACGCCAGCCGCCTGGTACACGAGGCGCCGAAGGTCTACGCGACGTTCCTGTTGTGGCTGCTGGCGGAGTTGTTCGAACAACTGCCAGAGCGTGGCGATGCAGACAAACCGCTGCTGGCGCTGTTTTTCGATGAGGCGCATTTGTTGTTCGCCGACACGCCCAGGGCCCTGCAAGAGCGCTTGGAGCAGGTGGTGCGGTTGATTCGTTCGAAAGGGGTAGGGGTGTATTTCGTCACCCAGTCCCCGGGTGACCTGCCGGACACGGTGCTCGCGCAGCTCGGCCTGCGTATCCAGCACGGCCTGCGCGCGTTCACCACCAAAGAGCAGAAGTCTCTGCGGGCGGTGGCAGATGGTTTCCGACCGAACCCCGCGTTCGATGCTCTGGCGGTGTTGACCGAGTTGGGCACGGGTGAGGCGTTGGTGGGCACCTTGCAGGAAAAAGGCACGCCGGAAGTCGTCCAGCGCGTGTTGGTTGCGCCGCCGCAATCGCGGATCGGGCCGTTGAGCGAGGTTGAACGCGTGGCATTGATCGCCAGTTCGCCGTTGCAGGGGCGCTATGACAAGCCGATCGATCGCGAATCAGCCTACGAAGTGCTGATGGCGCGCAAGGAGCTGGGGCCGACCGAGGAGGCCAAGCCGGCCGAAGAAGAGCCGAGTTTTACCGACAAGGCCGGAGCGTTTCTGGGAACGGCAGCGGGCAAGGCGTTGAAATCCGCCATGCAGCAGGCTGCCAATCAGATGGGGCGGCAGCTGGTGCGGGGGTTGCTGGGGTCGTTGCTTGGCGGCAGCAAGCGCAAGTAA
- the sbcB gene encoding exodeoxyribonuclease I, with amino-acid sequence MTSIFWYDYETTGINPRSDRPLQVAGIRTDLELNEIGPPVNLYCQPSDDILPHPAACAITGITPGILAQKGLAEADFMTRVHAELAAPGTCGAGYNTLRFDDEMTRYSLYRNFFDPYAREWQGGNSRWDLIDVVRTAYALRPEGIEWPQQDGRVTLKLERLTAANGIDHGQAHDALSDVRATIALARLVREKQPKLYDWLFQLRSKQRVMDQVRLLQPMVHISGRFSAERHYLGVVLPLAWHPRNRNALIVCDLGLDPQGLLDLDAETLRQRLYTRRDELADGELPVPLKLLHINRCPVVAPLNVLRAQDRERLHLDMDSYQARALRLTDAQEVWRDKLASIYAEEEFAPTTDPEQQLYDGFIGDRDRRLCEQVRNAEPAQLAHQQWPFDDHRLPELLFRYRARNFPETLNNEEQQRWKLFCQQRLSDAELGAPITLEGFNQARLELAASATPYQLQVLAQWQEYADALAARFNL; translated from the coding sequence GTGACCTCCATTTTCTGGTACGACTATGAAACCACCGGCATCAATCCGCGCAGCGATCGCCCCCTTCAGGTCGCCGGTATCCGCACCGATCTTGAACTGAACGAGATCGGGCCGCCGGTCAACCTATACTGCCAACCCAGCGACGACATCCTGCCGCATCCTGCTGCATGTGCGATTACCGGCATCACCCCCGGCATCCTGGCGCAAAAAGGCTTGGCCGAGGCCGATTTCATGACACGGGTGCACGCCGAACTGGCTGCCCCCGGTACTTGCGGGGCCGGTTACAACACCTTGCGGTTCGACGATGAAATGACGCGCTACAGCCTGTATCGCAACTTCTTCGACCCTTATGCCCGCGAGTGGCAAGGCGGCAACAGTCGCTGGGACTTGATCGACGTGGTGCGCACCGCCTACGCCTTGCGTCCGGAAGGTATCGAATGGCCACAGCAGGACGGCCGTGTCACGCTCAAGCTTGAACGCCTGACCGCCGCCAACGGGATTGATCATGGCCAGGCCCACGATGCCTTGTCCGACGTGCGTGCAACCATTGCGTTGGCCCGGTTGGTACGGGAGAAACAGCCCAAGCTGTATGACTGGCTGTTCCAGTTGCGCAGCAAACAGCGGGTGATGGACCAGGTGCGTCTATTGCAGCCGATGGTGCATATCTCCGGACGTTTTTCGGCCGAGCGTCATTACCTGGGCGTTGTGTTGCCATTGGCTTGGCACCCACGCAATCGCAATGCGTTGATTGTCTGTGACCTGGGTCTCGACCCTCAAGGCTTGCTGGACCTTGATGCCGAAACCTTGCGTCAGCGCCTCTACACGCGGCGTGACGAACTCGCTGACGGGGAACTGCCTGTGCCCCTCAAATTGCTGCACATCAATCGCTGCCCGGTGGTGGCTCCGTTGAATGTGTTGCGGGCGCAAGATCGTGAACGCTTGCACTTGGATATGGACAGTTACCAGGCGCGCGCGCTGCGGCTAACTGACGCACAGGAAGTTTGGCGCGACAAGTTGGCGAGCATTTATGCCGAGGAGGAATTTGCGCCGACAACAGACCCGGAGCAGCAGCTTTATGATGGTTTTATCGGCGATCGCGATCGGCGCTTATGTGAACAAGTACGCAACGCTGAACCTGCGCAACTAGCACATCAGCAGTGGCCGTTCGACGATCATCGCCTGCCCGAATTATTATTTCGCTACCGTGCGCGCAACTTTCCCGAGACCTTGAATAACGAGGAGCAACAACGCTGGAAATTATTTTGCCAGCAGCGTTTGTCGGACGCTGAGCTGGGCGCGCCGATTACCCTTGAGGGATTTAATCAGGCACGCCTGGAGTTGGCGGCAAGTGCCACGCCGTATCAGTTGCAGGTGTTGGCGCAGTGGCAGGAATATGCCGACGCTTTAGCGGCCCGGTTCAATTTGTAA
- the argJ gene encoding bifunctional glutamate N-acetyltransferase/amino-acid acetyltransferase ArgJ, which translates to MAVGLGPLPTLHPVAGFELGIASAGIKRPGRKDVVVMRCAEGSTVAGVFTLNAFCAAPVILAKQRVAGTIRYLLTNTGNANAGTGEPGLVAAARTCAKLAQLTGVDASQVLPYSTGVIGEPLPVEKIEGALQAALDDLSVDNWAAAATGIMTTDTLPKGASRQFVHDGVTVTVTGISKGAGMIRPNMATMLGYIATDAKVSRDVLHSLILDGANKSFNRITIDGDTSTNDCCMLIATGQANLPEITEASGPLFAALKQAVFEVCMDVAQAIVRDGEGATKFVTVEVNGGGNHQECLDVGYTVAHSPLIKTALFASDPNWGRILAAVGRAGVPDLDVSKIDVFLGDVCIASRGARAETYTEAQGSAVMQQEEITIRIELGRGDCSETIWTTDLSHEYVKINAEYRT; encoded by the coding sequence ATGGCTGTTGGTCTTGGTCCTTTGCCCACTTTGCACCCGGTTGCCGGTTTTGAACTCGGTATCGCTTCGGCCGGCATCAAACGCCCAGGGCGCAAGGATGTGGTGGTGATGCGCTGTGCCGAAGGCTCGACCGTCGCCGGTGTGTTCACCCTCAACGCGTTCTGCGCTGCGCCGGTGATCCTGGCCAAGCAGCGTGTTGCCGGGACTATCCGTTACCTGCTGACCAACACTGGCAACGCCAACGCCGGCACCGGCGAGCCTGGCCTGGTAGCGGCTGCGCGTACCTGCGCCAAGCTGGCCCAACTGACTGGCGTGGACGCCAGCCAAGTGCTGCCGTACTCCACCGGCGTGATCGGCGAGCCGCTGCCCGTCGAGAAGATCGAAGGCGCACTGCAAGCCGCGCTGGACGACCTGTCTGTGGATAACTGGGCCGCCGCCGCCACCGGCATCATGACCACCGACACCCTGCCAAAAGGCGCCAGCCGCCAGTTCGTGCATGATGGCGTGACCGTCACCGTGACCGGCATCAGCAAGGGCGCGGGCATGATCCGTCCGAACATGGCCACCATGCTCGGCTACATTGCCACCGACGCCAAAGTCTCCCGCGACGTGTTGCATAGCCTGATCCTCGACGGCGCCAACAAGTCGTTCAACCGCATCACCATCGATGGCGACACCTCGACCAACGACTGCTGCATGCTGATCGCCACCGGCCAGGCCAACCTGCCGGAGATCACCGAGGCCAGCGGCCCGCTGTTCGCGGCGTTGAAGCAGGCGGTGTTCGAAGTGTGCATGGACGTGGCCCAGGCCATCGTGCGTGACGGCGAAGGCGCAACCAAGTTCGTCACCGTAGAAGTCAACGGCGGCGGCAATCACCAGGAATGCCTGGACGTGGGCTACACCGTGGCGCACTCGCCGCTGATCAAGACCGCACTGTTTGCTTCCGACCCCAACTGGGGCCGTATCCTTGCGGCCGTCGGTCGTGCCGGCGTGCCAGACCTGGACGTGAGCAAGATCGACGTGTTCCTCGGTGACGTCTGCATCGCCAGCCGTGGCGCGCGTGCCGAAACCTACACCGAAGCCCAGGGCTCGGCCGTGATGCAGCAGGAAGAAATCACCATCCGCATCGAGCTGGGTCGCGGCGATTGCAGCGAAACCATCTGGACCACTGACCTGTCCCACGAGTACGTGAAGATCAACGCGGAATACCGCACCTGA
- the secA gene encoding preprotein translocase subunit SecA: MFAPLLKKLFGSKNEREVKRMLKTVQLVNAFEEQMVALSDEQLRAKTEEFKARIAKGETLDKLLPEAFAVAREAGKRVMGMRHFDVQLIGGMTLHEGMIAEMRTGEGKTLVATLGVYLNALSGKGVHVVTVNDYLARRDANWMRPLYEFLGLTVGVVTPFQPPEEKRAAYAADITYGTNNEFGFDYLRDNMAFSMEEKFQRELNFAVIDEVDSILIDEARTPLIISGQAEDSSRLYTEINKLIPRLEQHIEEVEGVVTKEGHFTIDEKTRQVELNEAGHQFVEEMLTQIGELAEGESLYSAHNLGLLTHVYAGLRAHKLFHRNVEYIVQDGQVVLVDEHTGRTMPGRRLSEGLHQAIEAKEHLNIQAESQTLASTTFQNYFRLYNKLSGMTGTADTEAFEFHQIYGLSVVVIPPNKPLARKDYNDLVFLTAEEKYAAIINDIKDGMAKGRPILVGTATIETSEHVSNLLNKEGIEHKVLNAKFHEKEAEIIAQAGRPGALTIATNMAGRGTDILLGGNWEVEVAALDNPSPEQIAQIKADWQKRHQAVLESGGLQVIASERHESRRIDNQLRGRAGRQGDAGSSRFYLSLEDSLMRIFASDRVKNFMKALGMQSGEAIEHRMVTNAIEKAQRKVEGRNFDIRKQLLEFDDVNNEQRKVIYHMRNTLLAADNIGETIADFRQDVLNATVSAHIPPQSLPEQWDVAGLEAALKSDFGVDLPVQQWLDEDDHLYEETLREKLMAELLAAYNEKEEQASAEALRTFEKQIVLRVLDDLWKDHLSTMDHLRHGIHLRGYAQKNPKQEYKRESFTLFSELLDSIKRDSIRVLSHVQVRREDPIEEEARLRQEAEALAARMQFQHDEAPGLDAPEVLGEEVDVALAQTPVRNDQKLGRNELCYCGSGKKFKHCHGQIE; this comes from the coding sequence ATGTTTGCGCCTTTGTTAAAGAAACTTTTTGGAAGCAAGAATGAGCGCGAAGTCAAACGCATGCTCAAGACGGTGCAGCTGGTCAATGCCTTCGAAGAGCAGATGGTTGCCCTTTCGGACGAGCAATTGCGCGCCAAGACCGAAGAGTTCAAGGCCCGCATAGCCAAAGGTGAAACCCTCGACAAGCTGCTTCCCGAAGCCTTTGCGGTCGCCCGTGAAGCCGGCAAGCGTGTCATGGGCATGCGCCACTTCGACGTCCAGTTGATCGGCGGCATGACCTTGCATGAAGGCATGATTGCCGAAATGCGTACCGGTGAAGGCAAGACCCTGGTGGCAACGCTGGGTGTTTACCTCAACGCACTGTCCGGCAAGGGCGTGCACGTTGTGACGGTGAACGACTACCTGGCTCGCCGGGACGCCAACTGGATGCGCCCGCTGTATGAATTCCTCGGCCTGACCGTCGGCGTTGTCACGCCGTTCCAGCCGCCGGAAGAGAAACGCGCCGCCTACGCCGCCGACATCACCTACGGCACCAACAACGAATTCGGTTTCGACTACCTGCGCGACAACATGGCGTTCAGCATGGAAGAAAAATTCCAGCGCGAACTCAACTTTGCCGTGATCGACGAAGTCGACTCCATCCTCATCGACGAAGCCCGTACCCCGCTGATCATCTCTGGCCAGGCCGAAGACAGCTCGCGCCTGTACACCGAGATCAACAAGTTGATCCCGCGCCTGGAGCAGCACATCGAGGAAGTCGAAGGCGTGGTGACCAAAGAAGGTCATTTCACCATCGACGAGAAGACCCGCCAGGTCGAACTCAACGAAGCCGGTCACCAGTTCGTCGAAGAAATGCTGACCCAGATCGGCGAGCTGGCCGAGGGTGAAAGCCTGTACTCGGCGCACAACCTGGGCCTGTTGACCCACGTGTATGCCGGGCTGCGTGCCCACAAGCTGTTCCATCGCAACGTTGAATACATCGTGCAGGACGGCCAGGTCGTGCTGGTCGACGAGCACACCGGCCGTACCATGCCAGGCCGCCGTCTGTCCGAAGGCCTGCACCAGGCCATCGAAGCGAAGGAACACCTCAACATCCAGGCTGAAAGCCAGACGTTGGCGTCCACCACCTTCCAGAACTACTTCCGTCTGTACAACAAACTGTCCGGCATGACCGGTACGGCCGACACCGAAGCGTTCGAATTCCACCAGATCTACGGTCTGTCGGTGGTGGTTATCCCGCCGAACAAGCCACTGGCGCGTAAGGACTACAACGACCTGGTGTTCCTGACCGCCGAAGAGAAGTACGCGGCGATCATCAACGACATCAAGGACGGCATGGCCAAGGGCCGTCCAATCCTGGTGGGTACCGCCACCATCGAGACTTCCGAGCATGTGTCCAACCTGCTCAACAAGGAAGGCATCGAGCACAAGGTCCTCAACGCCAAGTTCCACGAAAAAGAAGCCGAGATCATCGCCCAGGCCGGTCGCCCAGGCGCACTGACCATCGCCACCAACATGGCGGGTCGTGGTACCGACATCCTGTTGGGCGGCAACTGGGAAGTGGAAGTCGCGGCCCTGGACAATCCGAGCCCCGAGCAGATCGCCCAGATCAAGGCCGACTGGCAGAAGCGCCACCAGGCCGTGCTGGAATCCGGTGGCTTGCAGGTGATCGCTTCCGAGCGTCACGAATCGCGCCGTATCGACAACCAGCTGCGTGGCCGTGCCGGTCGCCAGGGTGACGCCGGCTCCAGCCGCTTCTACCTGTCCCTGGAAGACAGCCTGATGCGCATCTTCGCCTCGGACCGCGTGAAGAACTTCATGAAGGCCCTGGGCATGCAGTCCGGTGAAGCGATCGAGCACCGTATGGTGACCAACGCCATCGAGAAGGCGCAGCGCAAGGTTGAAGGGCGCAACTTCGATATTCGTAAGCAACTGCTCGAGTTCGATGACGTCAACAACGAACAGCGTAAAGTGATCTATCACATGCGTAACACGTTGCTGGCCGCCGACAACATTGGCGAGACCATCGCCGATTTCCGTCAGGACGTGCTCAACGCCACTGTCAGCGCGCACATTCCGCCACAGTCGCTGCCTGAGCAGTGGGATGTGGCCGGTCTGGAAGCAGCGTTGAAGAGCGATTTCGGCGTGGATCTGCCGGTTCAGCAATGGCTGGACGAAGACGACCACCTGTACGAAGAAACCCTGCGCGAAAAACTGATGGCCGAATTGCTGGCCGCGTACAACGAGAAAGAAGAGCAGGCGAGTGCCGAAGCACTGCGCACCTTCGAGAAGCAAATCGTACTGCGCGTGCTGGACGACCTGTGGAAAGACCACCTGTCGACCATGGACCACTTGCGTCACGGCATCCACCTGCGCGGCTACGCCCAGAAGAACCCGAAGCAGGAGTACAAGCGCGAGTCGTTCACGCTGTTCTCCGAACTGTTGGATTCGATCAAGCGCGATTCGATTCGCGTGCTGTCCCACGTTCAGGTGCGTCGCGAAGACCCGATCGAGGAAGAAGCTCGCCTGCGCCAGGAAGCCGAGGCACTGGCTGCGCGCATGCAGTTCCAGCACGACGAAGCGCCGGGCCTGGACGCCCCAGAGGTGTTGGGCGAAGAGGTCGATGTGGCCTTGGCTCAAACCCCGGTTCGCAACGACCAGAAACTGGGCCGCAACGAGCTGTGCTACTGCGGTTCGGGCAAGAAGTTCAAACACTGCCACGGCCAGATCGAATAA
- the mvaT gene encoding histone-like nucleoid-structuring protein MvaT, translating to MSLINEYRATEEAIKELQARLKNLSQDDKLQTELEFEGKLRTLMGEYSKSLRDIIALLDPESKVKAPRGAVKTTGTKRARKVKQYKNPHNGEVIETKGGNHKTLKEWKAKWGGDVVEGWATLLG from the coding sequence ATGTCCCTGATCAACGAATACCGTGCCACCGAAGAAGCTATCAAAGAGCTGCAAGCCCGCTTGAAGAACCTGTCCCAAGACGACAAGCTGCAAACTGAGCTGGAATTCGAAGGCAAACTGCGCACCCTGATGGGTGAATACTCCAAGTCCCTGCGTGACATCATCGCGCTGCTGGACCCAGAGTCGAAAGTTAAGGCTCCACGTGGCGCCGTGAAAACTACCGGCACCAAGCGTGCTCGCAAGGTCAAGCAATACAAGAACCCACACAACGGCGAAGTGATTGAAACCAAAGGTGGCAACCACAAGACTCTGAAAGAGTGGAAAGCCAAGTGGGGCGGTGACGTGGTTGAAGGTTGGGCTACCCTGCTGGGCTAA
- a CDS encoding DUF721 domain-containing protein — protein sequence MAFRPLTARAPGALLREAKPLKAIFGHAQRLGHLQRLVESQLQPAAREHCHVASWREGNLLLIVTDGHWATRLRYQQKRLQRQLMAFDEFASLTRIQFKVQPPTVQQGAVGHTMDLSENAAETIQATADGISDPGLRAALERLAAHAKPKA from the coding sequence ATGGCATTTCGCCCCCTTACAGCCCGCGCTCCCGGCGCGTTGCTTCGCGAAGCCAAGCCGTTGAAAGCCATCTTTGGCCATGCACAACGCCTGGGCCATCTGCAGCGCCTGGTCGAAAGCCAACTGCAACCGGCCGCACGTGAACATTGTCATGTGGCGTCGTGGCGCGAGGGCAACCTGCTACTCATTGTCACAGATGGCCATTGGGCCACCCGCCTGCGCTATCAACAGAAGCGCCTGCAACGCCAATTGATGGCATTTGATGAGTTCGCCAGCCTGACGCGCATCCAGTTCAAGGTGCAACCGCCCACTGTCCAGCAGGGCGCGGTGGGGCACACCATGGATTTGTCGGAAAACGCGGCCGAAACCATTCAGGCAACGGCCGACGGGATCAGCGATCCAGGCCTGCGCGCAGCGCTTGAGCGGCTCGCCGCCCACGCCAAGCCCAAGGCCTGA
- a CDS encoding Nudix family hydrolase has protein sequence MKRVHVAAAVIRGVDGRILLARRADTQHQGGLWEFPGGKVEADESVATALSRELQEELGIQVTTARPLIQVQHDYPDKQVLLDVWEVSAFTGEPHGVEGQPLEWVAPRDLPNYEFPAANAPIVAAARLPAEYLITPGELETPTLLRGLQKAIAGGIKLVQLRAPNGYDPKYRDLAVDAVGLCAGKAQLMLKGPFEWLGDFPSAGWHMTSAQLRKYASKGRPLPKDRWLAASCHNAEELALAELMDVDFVTLSPVQPTQTHPDAQPLGWEQAAQLISGFSKPVFLLGGVGPAAREKAWGAGAQGVAGIRAFWPEV, from the coding sequence GTGAAACGAGTGCATGTAGCAGCAGCGGTGATCCGCGGTGTCGATGGCAGGATTTTGCTGGCGCGCCGCGCAGACACTCAGCATCAGGGCGGCCTCTGGGAGTTTCCCGGTGGCAAGGTGGAGGCCGATGAGTCGGTCGCCACCGCGCTGTCCCGCGAATTGCAGGAAGAACTGGGTATCCAGGTCACCACGGCGCGGCCGCTGATCCAGGTGCAGCATGACTACCCGGACAAGCAGGTGTTGCTGGATGTCTGGGAAGTCTCGGCCTTTACCGGCGAGCCCCATGGTGTGGAAGGGCAACCGCTGGAATGGGTGGCGCCCCGGGACCTGCCGAACTATGAGTTCCCGGCGGCCAATGCGCCGATTGTGGCTGCGGCGCGTTTGCCTGCCGAGTACCTGATCACTCCTGGTGAGCTGGAAACACCGACGCTGTTGCGTGGCCTTCAGAAAGCCATTGCCGGCGGCATCAAGCTGGTCCAACTGCGTGCGCCCAACGGCTACGATCCCAAATATCGTGACCTGGCGGTGGATGCGGTTGGCCTGTGTGCCGGCAAGGCGCAATTGATGCTCAAGGGCCCGTTCGAATGGTTGGGGGATTTTCCTTCAGCCGGCTGGCACATGACCTCGGCGCAATTGCGTAAATACGCCAGCAAAGGTCGACCGCTGCCTAAAGATCGTTGGTTGGCGGCGTCGTGCCACAACGCTGAAGAGCTGGCGCTGGCGGAATTGATGGATGTGGATTTTGTCACGCTGTCGCCGGTGCAACCGACCCAGACTCATCCTGACGCGCAGCCGTTGGGTTGGGAGCAGGCCGCGCAGTTGATCAGCGGCTTCAGCAAGCCGGTGTTTCTGCTGGGTGGGGTTGGGCCGGCCGCGCGGGAAAAGGCTTGGGGCGCTGGGGCTCAGGGTGTGGCCGGGATCCGGGCATTCTGGCCTGAGGTTTGA